In a single window of the Armatimonadota bacterium genome:
- a CDS encoding cache domain-containing protein, with the protein MRAAGHPIAWIGSIRRRAEPGGAGRRPRFVPLATKLVLSHLLIVAVTAALFGLVGTRMIGDLIMSEARSTVRNDLNAAREILHGQLNHVTYAVRFTAARFFLRDALLAGRTDHLLAELRRVREQEGLDFLTLADGTGHVLLRTTGGNRRGDTVAGDPVIREALGARTAVSAAAIMPEEALWLEAPALAERARIRVVPTPRARPGAEPDLTSGLVLEAAAPILEDSGAVLGVLYGGILLNRNFALVDKIKATVFQGVQHQGRDIGTATVFLDDVRITTNVTYPDGSRAIGTRIAADVYDQVVGRGRPWIGRAYVVRDWYIAAYEPIVGIGNRTVGILYVGVLEQKYLDIRRRAVIGFLGIMLGGAILVTALSTWITHQVSRATRALVFAAHDVAAGNLNARVKVRTNDELAVLADTFNRMATALRERDERLKEAARRRMMESERLAVIGQLAAGVAHELNNPLQGIVTYAHLLLERTPAADPARDALQKIAAQADRCREIIRSLLDFSRPRKPQLRPTNLNTVLRECLGLVERQALFHNITVVTDFAPDLPEAILDPAQVQQVFMNLIINAAEAMGGAGTLTLVTRADPAGGMVEARVTDTGHGIAPEDLDRIFDPFFTTKGIGHGTGLGLSISYGIVKEHRGTIAVESEVGRGTTFTVRFPVTVTPAAEGVKEAVA; encoded by the coding sequence ATGCGCGCGGCCGGACATCCCATCGCCTGGATCGGGTCGATCCGACGCCGCGCGGAACCGGGGGGCGCCGGTCGGAGACCGCGGTTCGTTCCCCTGGCCACGAAACTCGTCCTCAGCCATCTGCTCATCGTGGCGGTGACGGCCGCCCTCTTCGGGCTGGTGGGGACCCGCATGATCGGCGACCTGATCATGTCGGAGGCCCGTTCCACGGTGCGCAACGATTTGAACGCCGCGCGCGAGATTCTCCATGGCCAGCTCAACCACGTCACCTACGCGGTCCGATTCACCGCGGCCCGCTTCTTCCTCCGTGACGCCCTCCTGGCCGGCCGGACGGACCATCTCCTGGCCGAACTCCGACGGGTGCGCGAGCAGGAGGGGTTGGATTTCCTGACCCTCGCCGACGGCACCGGGCATGTGCTGCTGCGCACCACCGGCGGGAACAGACGCGGGGATACGGTCGCCGGCGACCCGGTGATCCGGGAAGCCCTGGGAGCCAGGACGGCGGTGAGTGCGGCGGCGATCATGCCCGAAGAGGCGCTGTGGCTGGAGGCGCCCGCCCTCGCCGAGCGCGCGCGCATTCGGGTCGTCCCGACCCCCCGGGCGCGTCCCGGAGCCGAGCCCGACCTGACCTCGGGTCTGGTCCTGGAAGCCGCCGCGCCGATCCTCGAGGACAGCGGGGCGGTGCTGGGGGTACTGTACGGAGGCATCCTCCTGAATCGCAACTTCGCCCTTGTGGACAAGATCAAGGCAACGGTCTTCCAGGGGGTGCAGCACCAGGGACGGGACATCGGCACGGCCACCGTGTTCCTGGACGACGTGCGGATCACCACCAACGTGACCTATCCGGACGGTTCCCGGGCCATCGGTACCCGCATCGCCGCGGACGTGTACGACCAGGTCGTAGGGCGAGGACGGCCCTGGATCGGTCGGGCCTACGTCGTCAGGGACTGGTACATCGCGGCGTACGAGCCGATCGTCGGCATCGGGAACCGCACCGTCGGCATTCTCTACGTCGGAGTCCTCGAGCAGAAGTACCTGGACATCCGCCGCCGGGCGGTGATCGGGTTCCTGGGGATCATGCTCGGCGGTGCCATCCTGGTCACCGCACTCTCCACCTGGATCACGCACCAGGTGTCCCGGGCCACCCGGGCCCTGGTCTTCGCCGCCCACGACGTGGCCGCGGGCAATCTGAACGCGCGGGTGAAGGTGCGGACGAACGACGAACTGGCCGTCCTGGCCGATACGTTCAACAGGATGGCCACAGCGCTTCGGGAACGTGACGAGCGCCTCAAGGAGGCGGCGCGCAGACGGATGATGGAGTCCGAGCGCCTGGCCGTGATCGGCCAGCTCGCCGCGGGCGTGGCCCACGAACTGAACAACCCTCTGCAGGGGATCGTCACCTACGCGCACCTGCTCCTGGAACGCACTCCTGCCGCGGATCCCGCCAGGGACGCCCTGCAGAAGATCGCCGCGCAGGCCGACCGCTGCCGCGAGATCATCCGCAGCCTGCTGGACTTCTCCCGCCCGCGCAAGCCCCAGCTGCGGCCGACGAATCTCAACACGGTTCTGCGGGAATGTCTGGGGCTGGTGGAACGCCAGGCCCTGTTTCACAACATCACCGTCGTCACCGACTTCGCGCCAGACCTGCCTGAAGCGATCCTGGACCCGGCACAGGTTCAGCAGGTCTTCATGAACCTGATCATCAATGCCGCCGAGGCGATGGGAGGAGCGGGAACGCTGACCCTGGTCACGCGGGCCGACCCCGCCGGCGGGATGGTCGAGGCCCGGGTGACCGATACCGGACACGGGATTGCGCCGGAGGATCTGGACCGCATCTTCGACCCCTTCTTCACGACCAAGGGGATCGGCCACGGCACGGGGCTCGGCCTGTCCATCAGCTACGGCATTGTCAAGGAGCACCGGGGCACCATCGCCGTGGAGAGCGAGGTGGGCCGGGGCACGACGTTCACCGTCCGCTTCCCGGTCACGGTGACGCCGGCGGCAGAGGGAGTCAAGGAGGCGGTGGCGTGA
- a CDS encoding response regulator, whose translation MIETDGRPRILIIDDEEVVLDACAQILGTQEFDLAVARDGTTGLDRVGEFHPDLVFVDLKMPGISGFEVLEGIRARDPSIVTIVITGYATLSSAVEAMQKGAYDFLPKPFTPEEFRLVTRRGLERRRLAREAARLRAERDLLREQFASIVSHELKAPLAAVQQQLMLLAHELAGVLSEAQQERLRRLQGRIADLLALIATWLRAISSDLESLRASFRPVPIPTVVEKAVDSMRVLAERKDITLETDVPTAVPPVLGDEGTLVEALVNLVGNAIKYSPAGSRVIVSAGAREGTVSLAVRDFGVGIPPEDLPRILGGLSRAVGTAGETGAGLGLVITRRIVEVHGGTLTVASTPGTGTTVTISLPAAGPSAAEAVGGAERQKEVGVR comes from the coding sequence GTGATCGAGACCGACGGACGGCCGCGCATTCTGATCATCGACGATGAGGAGGTCGTCCTGGACGCCTGCGCGCAGATCCTCGGCACCCAGGAGTTCGATCTGGCCGTGGCCCGCGACGGGACGACGGGGCTGGATCGGGTTGGGGAGTTCCATCCGGATCTGGTCTTCGTCGATCTGAAGATGCCGGGCATCTCGGGGTTCGAGGTCCTGGAGGGCATCCGGGCCCGTGACCCCTCGATCGTGACCATCGTCATCACAGGCTACGCCACCCTCAGCTCTGCCGTGGAGGCGATGCAGAAAGGGGCCTATGACTTCCTGCCCAAGCCCTTCACCCCCGAGGAGTTCCGCCTGGTCACGCGCCGGGGGCTGGAGAGGCGTCGCCTGGCCCGGGAGGCGGCGCGCCTGCGCGCCGAACGCGATCTGCTGCGCGAGCAGTTCGCCTCAATCGTCTCTCACGAATTGAAGGCGCCGCTGGCCGCCGTCCAGCAGCAGCTGATGCTGCTGGCCCACGAGCTGGCCGGTGTGCTCAGCGAGGCCCAGCAGGAGCGACTGCGGCGCCTGCAGGGGCGGATTGCCGACCTGCTGGCGCTGATCGCCACCTGGCTGCGCGCCATCTCCTCAGACCTGGAGAGCCTCCGGGCATCGTTCCGGCCGGTGCCGATCCCCACCGTTGTGGAGAAGGCCGTGGACAGCATGCGGGTCCTGGCGGAGAGGAAGGACATCACCCTCGAAACCGATGTCCCCACAGCGGTGCCACCGGTCCTTGGCGATGAAGGGACGCTGGTCGAGGCCCTGGTGAACCTCGTCGGCAACGCGATCAAGTACTCGCCTGCGGGATCGCGCGTGATCGTCAGCGCCGGAGCGCGGGAGGGGACGGTGTCCCTTGCCGTCAGGGACTTCGGCGTGGGGATCCCTCCCGAGGATCTGCCTCGCATCCTGGGAGGCCTGAGCCGGGCGGTGGGCACGGCGGGGGAGACCGGCGCGGGATTGGGATTGGTCATCACCAGGCGCATCGTGGAGGTCCACGGCGGGACCTTGACCGTGGCCAGCACGCCGGGAACGGGCACCACCGTCACCATCTCACTGCCGGCCGCGGGCCCCTCCGCTGCGGAGGCGGTCGGAGGAGCGGAACGCCAGAAGGAGGTTGGTGTGCGATGA
- a CDS encoding response regulator: protein MTAGKRLLIVDDDPEFVEGIRGILEGAGYAVEAAYNPADGFVALRKGRFDLLLLDILMGRGAEGVMFARKMRKDPALRDIPVLIITGIREQIAFLFPGEPLHPHLVPVDELMEKPVEPALLLEKVAALLAAAERRKASGGQKAAGA, encoded by the coding sequence ATGACTGCGGGAAAGCGGCTGCTGATCGTCGACGACGATCCGGAGTTCGTGGAGGGAATCCGCGGGATCCTGGAGGGCGCGGGCTACGCCGTGGAGGCGGCCTACAACCCGGCGGACGGGTTCGTGGCGCTGCGCAAGGGACGCTTCGACCTGCTCCTGCTCGACATCCTGATGGGGCGCGGGGCGGAGGGTGTGATGTTCGCGCGGAAGATGCGCAAGGATCCGGCGTTGCGCGATATCCCCGTGCTGATCATCACCGGCATCCGGGAGCAGATCGCCTTCCTCTTCCCTGGAGAACCCCTGCACCCCCATCTCGTGCCGGTGGACGAACTGATGGAAAAGCCGGTGGAACCCGCCCTGCTGCTGGAGAAGGTCGCCGCGTTGCTCGCGGCCGCGGAACGGCGGAAAGCATCCGGAGGGCAGAAGGCGGCCGGGGCGTAG
- a CDS encoding 4Fe-4S dicluster domain-containing protein, which translates to MAGPVSFTAEIRHALYALTPNPVEACIQCGTCSASCPLADFMDHSPRQLIAMIRAGQRRAVLASNTFWICASCYQCTVRCPAEIDVARMMYALKRYAIWRNQCEREAVTRDFSRRFMRMVVRTGRSWEPALAPAYLGRRGLRGVLDEARVAAGLLWHGRLPLWPRRIRRRQALRRVLRHIVPVGGRS; encoded by the coding sequence ATGGCCGGACCGGTGTCCTTCACGGCGGAGATCCGTCACGCCCTGTACGCCCTGACGCCGAACCCCGTGGAAGCCTGCATCCAGTGCGGGACCTGCTCGGCGAGCTGCCCCCTGGCGGACTTCATGGACCACTCGCCGCGGCAATTGATCGCGATGATCCGCGCCGGCCAGCGCCGGGCGGTCCTGGCCAGCAACACCTTCTGGATCTGCGCCTCGTGCTACCAGTGCACGGTGCGGTGCCCGGCCGAGATCGACGTGGCCCGGATGATGTACGCCCTGAAGCGGTACGCGATCTGGCGGAACCAGTGCGAGCGTGAAGCGGTGACGCGGGACTTCTCACGGCGCTTCATGCGCATGGTCGTGCGCACGGGCCGATCGTGGGAACCGGCGCTGGCGCCCGCTTATCTGGGGCGCCGCGGCCTCCGGGGCGTGCTGGACGAGGCCCGCGTGGCCGCCGGTCTGCTCTGGCACGGACGGCTGCCCCTGTGGCCACGCCGGATCCGCCGGCGCCAGGCGCTGCGCAGGGTGCTGCGCCATATCGTCCCGGTCGGAGGACGCTCGTGA
- a CDS encoding CoB--CoM heterodisulfide reductase iron-sulfur subunit B family protein, with protein sequence MKTYAYYPGCSLETMARSYHCSAVETARVLGLELQEIQDWNCCGATAYFHIDELLAYTLCARTLAIAERTGLDLVAPCAGCFKNLHSAADALRKDPDLAEHINEALAEDDLHLSGTTRVRHLIEVFVEDVGLEAIRARVTRSLRGLRVAPYYGCQVVRPQKTGEAAERVTFFEDLISALGATAVPYPARLRCCGGSLIATQREAALALVHDLLKSAVEQKAQVVATLCPLCQTNLEAYQGLVRRAYPDLPAVPVLYFTQVMGLALGISPRRLGIGRELVSAAQVVQFCRRGTAADSEHAPGEAARAGQAGEEGSRPLAAGRMR encoded by the coding sequence GTGAAGACCTACGCGTACTATCCCGGCTGCTCGCTGGAGACGATGGCCCGATCCTACCACTGCTCGGCGGTGGAGACGGCCCGGGTGCTCGGCCTCGAGTTGCAGGAAATCCAGGACTGGAACTGCTGCGGGGCCACCGCCTATTTCCACATCGACGAACTCCTGGCCTACACGCTGTGCGCGAGGACCCTGGCCATCGCCGAGCGGACGGGACTGGACCTGGTGGCCCCCTGCGCCGGATGCTTCAAGAACCTGCACAGCGCCGCCGACGCCCTGCGGAAGGACCCGGATCTGGCGGAGCACATCAACGAGGCGCTGGCCGAAGACGACCTGCACCTGTCCGGGACGACCCGCGTACGGCACCTGATCGAGGTGTTCGTGGAGGACGTGGGGCTGGAGGCGATCCGGGCCCGCGTGACGCGTTCCCTGAGGGGCCTCCGGGTCGCCCCGTACTACGGCTGCCAGGTTGTGCGTCCGCAGAAGACCGGCGAGGCGGCCGAGCGGGTCACGTTCTTCGAGGACCTCATCAGCGCGCTGGGGGCGACGGCGGTGCCGTATCCCGCGCGGCTGCGCTGCTGCGGGGGATCGCTGATCGCCACGCAGCGCGAGGCGGCGCTGGCCCTCGTGCACGACCTGCTGAAAAGCGCGGTCGAGCAGAAGGCGCAGGTCGTCGCCACGCTGTGTCCGCTGTGCCAGACGAATCTGGAGGCCTATCAGGGCCTGGTCCGCCGCGCCTACCCGGACCTGCCGGCGGTGCCCGTCCTGTACTTCACGCAGGTGATGGGCCTGGCCCTGGGGATCTCCCCCCGCCGACTGGGGATCGGCCGGGAACTCGTCAGCGCGGCGCAGGTCGTGCAGTTCTGCCGGCGCGGTACGGCGGCGGACAGTGAACACGCGCCCGGGGAAGCGGCGCGGGCAGGACAGGCGGGTGAGGAAGGCAGCCGCCCGCTGGCGGCGGGAAGGATGCGGTGA
- a CDS encoding Ni/Fe hydrogenase subunit alpha — protein MTETVRRHVVIDPITRLEGHGKIDIILDEAGQVDRAYFQVPELRGFEKFAEGRPAEEMPQITSRICGVCPTAHHVASTKTLDDLYRVTPPPGARKIRELLYNIFMVEDHALHFYFLGGPDFVVGPQAPAAERNVLGVIARVGVETGRRVIAMRRRLRDLIALVGGKTVHPVFGLPGGVARGISPDEQAEFVRTAEDAVEFARFTLDLFHQVVLANPEYVRLITSETFTHRTHYMGLVDDQNRVNFYDGMVRVVGPDAREVARFSAREYLDYVAEHVEPWSYVKFCYLKPLGWQGFTDGAASGVYCVAPLARLNAADGMATPLAQAAYEEFFTVLGGRPVHHTLANHWARVIELLYAAERMRELSGDPEITSPEIRALPTATPTEGMGVVEAPRGTLFHHYETDDRGVIRRANLIVATQNNAARIAMSVEKAAKGLLSGREISPGLLNMVEMAFRAYDPCHGCATHALPGSMPLLVRLRDHTGSVVATLRRDLDGSLHYA, from the coding sequence ATGACAGAGACGGTGCGTCGGCACGTCGTGATCGATCCGATTACCCGACTCGAGGGGCACGGCAAGATCGACATCATCCTGGACGAGGCGGGGCAGGTCGATCGGGCCTACTTCCAGGTGCCCGAGTTGCGCGGCTTCGAGAAGTTCGCGGAGGGCCGGCCGGCGGAGGAGATGCCGCAGATCACCTCGCGCATCTGCGGGGTCTGCCCCACCGCGCACCATGTGGCCTCGACCAAGACCCTGGACGACCTCTACCGGGTCACCCCGCCTCCGGGGGCGCGCAAGATCCGGGAGCTCCTCTACAACATCTTCATGGTGGAAGACCACGCCCTGCACTTCTACTTCCTGGGCGGTCCGGATTTCGTGGTCGGCCCGCAGGCGCCGGCGGCGGAGCGCAACGTGCTGGGCGTCATTGCCAGGGTCGGGGTGGAGACGGGCCGGCGCGTCATCGCCATGCGCCGCCGGTTGCGCGACCTCATCGCCCTGGTCGGCGGGAAGACCGTCCACCCGGTGTTTGGCCTGCCGGGCGGGGTGGCCCGGGGCATCTCTCCCGACGAGCAGGCGGAGTTCGTCCGCACCGCGGAGGACGCCGTCGAGTTTGCGCGCTTCACCCTGGACCTCTTCCACCAGGTGGTGCTCGCCAACCCCGAGTACGTCAGGCTCATCACCTCGGAAACCTTCACCCACCGCACCCATTACATGGGGCTGGTCGACGACCAGAACCGGGTCAACTTCTACGACGGGATGGTCCGCGTCGTGGGACCCGACGCCCGGGAGGTGGCCCGGTTCTCCGCCCGGGAGTACCTGGACTACGTCGCGGAACACGTGGAACCCTGGAGCTACGTGAAGTTCTGCTACCTGAAACCGCTGGGGTGGCAGGGCTTCACCGACGGCGCCGCCAGCGGCGTGTACTGCGTGGCGCCGCTGGCCCGCCTCAACGCCGCCGACGGCATGGCCACCCCGCTGGCCCAGGCCGCCTACGAGGAGTTCTTCACCGTCCTGGGCGGCCGTCCGGTCCACCACACCCTGGCCAACCACTGGGCCCGGGTGATCGAGCTGCTCTACGCCGCAGAGCGGATGCGGGAGCTGAGCGGTGATCCGGAGATCACCTCCCCGGAGATCCGCGCCCTGCCCACCGCCACCCCGACGGAGGGCATGGGGGTGGTCGAGGCGCCGCGGGGCACGCTCTTCCATCACTACGAGACGGACGACCGCGGGGTCATCCGCAGGGCCAACCTGATCGTGGCCACGCAGAACAACGCGGCGCGCATCGCCATGAGCGTGGAGAAGGCGGCGAAGGGATTGCTCTCCGGCCGCGAGATCTCCCCCGGGCTGCTGAACATGGTGGAGATGGCGTTCCGGGCCTACGACCCCTGCCACGGCTGCGCCACGCACGCCCTGCCGGGCAGCATGCCGCTGCTGGTCCGGCTGCGCGACCATACGGGAAGCGTGGTGGCCACGTTGAGGCGGGATCTCGACGGGAGCCTGCACTATGCCTGA
- a CDS encoding hydrogenase maturation protease, whose amino-acid sequence MPEGFAAPTAGGSAAGQPSAARPRVRLLALGNELLADDAFGLLVAQAARAARPDLEVADAAAGGFGLLDLILDVDRLLVVDTVASGTAAPGTIHVVRADDVLPAAGGPSPHYAGLGEVLALGRALGLAMPREVIIIAVEAADGATVGGSMHPAVRAAIPEAVRMIGDLVDAGWCRPGADHPAAGGDGDARTRADREHPEDRAR is encoded by the coding sequence ATGCCTGAGGGCTTCGCGGCGCCGACGGCCGGGGGGTCGGCGGCGGGGCAGCCCTCCGCGGCGCGTCCCCGCGTCCGGCTGCTCGCGCTGGGCAACGAACTGCTGGCCGACGACGCCTTTGGCCTGCTCGTGGCGCAGGCGGCGCGGGCCGCCCGGCCCGACCTGGAGGTGGCGGACGCCGCGGCGGGCGGATTCGGACTGCTCGACCTGATCCTCGACGTCGATCGTCTCCTCGTCGTGGATACCGTGGCCAGCGGCACCGCCGCCCCCGGGACGATCCACGTCGTGCGCGCGGACGACGTGCTGCCGGCCGCCGGCGGTCCCTCCCCCCACTACGCGGGGCTGGGGGAGGTCCTGGCGCTGGGACGCGCCCTCGGTTTGGCGATGCCCCGGGAGGTCATCATCATCGCCGTGGAGGCCGCCGACGGCGCGACGGTCGGAGGATCGATGCACCCCGCGGTCCGCGCGGCCATTCCTGAGGCCGTCCGCATGATCGGCGACCTCGTCGATGCCGGGTGGTGCAGACCCGGGGCAGACCACCCGGCGGCGGGAGGTGATGGAGATGCACGAACTCGGGCTGACCGAGAGCATCCTGAAGACCGCGCTCGATGA
- a CDS encoding hydrogenase maturation nickel metallochaperone HypA, with protein MHELGLTESILKTALDEAARAGATAVRGLHLVLSSASHIEPETVRQHFAVISRGTPAEGAELSFTIREVVETCRICGRTFVVHHDEGCPHCGTPALAVDQEDELRLESLDLDVPAA; from the coding sequence ATGCACGAACTCGGGCTGACCGAGAGCATCCTGAAGACCGCGCTCGATGAGGCCGCACGGGCCGGGGCCACGGCCGTGCGGGGGCTCCACCTGGTGCTGAGCAGCGCCTCGCACATCGAACCGGAGACGGTCCGCCAGCACTTTGCCGTGATCAGCCGCGGGACGCCGGCGGAAGGCGCCGAACTCTCCTTCACCATCCGGGAGGTGGTGGAAACCTGCCGCATCTGCGGCCGCACCTTCGTCGTCCACCACGACGAGGGCTGTCCGCACTGCGGCACACCGGCTCTGGCGGTCGATCAAGAGGACGAACTCCGCCTGGAAAGCCTCGACCTGGACGTCCCCGCGGCCTGA
- a CDS encoding response regulator transcription factor yields MALRLLIVDDHTLVRAGLRALLESAPNMEVVGEAEDGLAALEQVRRLRPDVVLMDIAMPKVGGVEATRRIKEEFPDVQVLALTVHENEEYLFQMLRAGACGYVLKKARPAELVDAIEAASRGETYLFPSMAKSLVGDYLRRVEAGEEATSYAQLTTREREILKLLAEGYTSPEIAEMLHLSVKTVSAHRQRIMEKLDLHRPAELIKYAIRKGLVEADA; encoded by the coding sequence ATGGCTCTGCGTCTGCTGATCGTGGATGACCACACCCTGGTCCGGGCCGGCCTGCGCGCGCTGCTGGAGTCCGCGCCCAACATGGAAGTCGTGGGTGAAGCGGAGGACGGACTGGCGGCGCTGGAGCAGGTGCGGCGGCTGCGCCCCGACGTCGTCCTCATGGACATCGCCATGCCGAAGGTCGGGGGGGTCGAGGCGACACGGCGCATCAAGGAGGAGTTCCCCGATGTCCAGGTGCTCGCCCTCACCGTGCACGAGAACGAGGAGTATCTGTTCCAGATGCTGCGCGCCGGGGCCTGCGGTTACGTGCTGAAGAAGGCCCGCCCGGCCGAGCTCGTGGACGCCATCGAGGCCGCTTCGCGAGGGGAGACCTACCTCTTCCCGTCCATGGCCAAGTCCCTGGTCGGCGACTACCTGCGCCGGGTCGAAGCGGGAGAGGAGGCCACCTCCTACGCGCAGCTGACCACGCGGGAACGCGAGATCCTCAAGCTCCTGGCGGAGGGGTACACCAGCCCGGAGATCGCCGAGATGCTCCACCTCTCGGTGAAGACGGTCTCCGCCCACCGCCAGCGCATCATGGAGAAACTCGATCTGCACCGGCCGGCCGAGCTCATCAAGTACGCCATCCGCAAGGGCCTCGTCGAGGCCGACGCCTGA
- a CDS encoding histidine kinase has translation MRLHLKITLWIVVIFLGVGGTSIYALLLFQRAAGLAQFETMARTLTETILHSLTTTMVNNNPTEMRQIIRHIERAPMIERVAIYAPDSRVWASSNPDEIGTLQPSTLLAQVIATGTPRTEERPEDSELVVFTPIPNREECRGCHTAGPRILGATVVSLDTAHVESHLRGSARLLTGLVGFTFLLALGTLSVLLGRFVLDPLSDIVATVKEISRGNYGARSSVQTSDELGMLAAAFNDMSGRIERYTRAQRARIEDLTRRLSTLTIFSRTLIEAPDLRAGLAEAAAVFMEIVGADACAIYGVDGGQATLLAGAGATSLLEATGARIVVRAAETGRALCYPVGPAEVCCEVVPPGAGLAVPVRTREQTFGGIIVARERPVAFEEADLTLFTTAAGHLATALENRRLFEELRDKERLRGELLARLIRAHEEERFRIARELHDEVSQSLTSLMMSLNAVEHEGATDPARLQRALGTIRTVAESTLEEVRKIVFALRPTLLDDLGLVPAVRHYARTLLEAQGIEVRFAAAGFGTGRLPSAVETTVFRVAQEAITNVARHAHARTVAISLTLEGGAVRLQVADDGVGFEAAALRASPDRRRLGIAGMEERVTLLGGRLEIASAPGRGTVVAMTVPVPAEAAA, from the coding sequence ATGCGCCTCCACCTCAAGATTACCCTCTGGATCGTGGTCATCTTCCTCGGCGTGGGGGGGACCTCGATCTACGCGCTCCTGCTCTTCCAGCGGGCGGCGGGGCTGGCGCAGTTTGAAACGATGGCCAGGACGCTGACGGAGACCATCCTGCACAGCCTGACCACGACGATGGTGAACAACAACCCCACCGAGATGCGACAGATCATCCGGCACATCGAGCGGGCGCCGATGATCGAACGGGTGGCCATCTACGCCCCGGACAGCCGGGTGTGGGCGAGCAGCAACCCCGACGAGATCGGCACCCTGCAGCCGTCGACGCTGCTGGCCCAGGTCATCGCCACCGGGACGCCGCGCACCGAGGAGCGGCCCGAGGACAGCGAGCTGGTGGTGTTCACGCCGATCCCCAACCGGGAAGAGTGCCGGGGCTGCCACACCGCCGGCCCGCGCATCCTGGGGGCGACCGTCGTCTCGCTGGACACGGCCCACGTCGAGTCGCACCTGCGGGGCAGCGCGCGGCTCCTGACGGGACTGGTGGGGTTCACCTTTCTGCTGGCGTTGGGCACGCTGAGCGTGCTGCTCGGCCGGTTCGTGCTGGATCCGCTCTCCGACATCGTCGCCACCGTCAAGGAGATCTCTCGGGGCAACTACGGGGCGCGCTCCTCGGTGCAGACCTCGGACGAACTGGGGATGCTCGCCGCCGCCTTCAACGACATGAGCGGCCGGATCGAGCGGTACACCCGCGCCCAGCGCGCCCGCATCGAGGACCTCACCCGGCGCCTGTCCACGCTCACCATCTTTAGCCGCACCCTGATCGAAGCGCCGGATCTGCGCGCGGGACTGGCGGAGGCGGCGGCGGTCTTCATGGAGATCGTGGGGGCGGACGCCTGCGCCATCTACGGCGTGGACGGGGGGCAGGCCACGTTGCTGGCGGGCGCGGGGGCGACGTCCCTGCTCGAAGCCACCGGCGCGCGCATCGTCGTCCGCGCGGCGGAGACCGGCCGGGCGCTGTGCTATCCCGTCGGTCCCGCCGAGGTGTGCTGCGAGGTCGTCCCCCCGGGCGCGGGGCTGGCCGTGCCGGTGCGGACCAGGGAGCAGACCTTCGGCGGGATCATCGTCGCCCGCGAGCGGCCCGTGGCGTTCGAGGAAGCGGATCTGACGCTCTTCACCACCGCGGCCGGCCATCTGGCCACGGCCCTGGAGAACCGGAGGCTCTTCGAGGAGTTGCGGGACAAGGAACGGTTGCGCGGCGAGCTGCTGGCCCGCCTTATCCGGGCGCACGAGGAGGAACGCTTCCGGATCGCCCGCGAGCTGCACGACGAAGTCAGCCAGTCGCTGACGAGCCTGATGATGAGTCTCAACGCCGTGGAGCATGAGGGCGCGACGGATCCCGCCCGGCTTCAGCGCGCGCTGGGGACGATCCGCACCGTCGCCGAGTCCACGCTGGAGGAGGTTCGCAAGATCGTCTTCGCTCTCCGCCCGACGCTACTGGACGATCTGGGGCTGGTGCCGGCCGTCCGCCACTACGCCAGGACGCTGCTGGAGGCGCAGGGCATCGAGGTGCGCTTCGCGGCGGCGGGCTTCGGCACGGGCCGCCTCCCCTCCGCCGTCGAGACGACCGTCTTCCGGGTGGCCCAGGAGGCGATCACCAACGTGGCCCGCCATGCCCACGCCAGGACCGTGGCCATCTCTCTGACGCTGGAGGGCGGCGCGGTACGCCTGCAGGTGGCCGACGACGGGGTCGGGTTCGAGGCCGCGGCCCTGCGCGCCTCCCCGGATCGGCGGCGCCTGGGGATCGCCGGGATGGAGGAGCGCGTGACGCTGCTGGGCGGCCGGCTCGAGATCGCCTCCGCGCCCGGGCGGGGGACGGTGGTGGCGATGACCGTGCCCGTGCCGGCGGAGGCGGCGGCGTGA